In Sciurus carolinensis chromosome 17, mSciCar1.2, whole genome shotgun sequence, one genomic interval encodes:
- the F2rl3 gene encoding proteinase-activated receptor 4, whose product MRGLLLWPLVLGLGLVGNAQTPSVYDEGDSTGAGSGEGPGPGAREVGSLRQSWPRGQREVGSAGCSRPVPPSAPASWPPPRRPGYLSMSSSCSPATPGVLRAGREHAGTPAPAARAFQGRGAPRDSLRSGQGGSPGPLTRPLSPGGPLGPWPGSREVTPPTQPQPRGFPGLPCPNDSSSLRLPDSSRALLLGWVPTRLVPALYGLVLVVGLPANGLALWVLATRVPRLPSTVLLLNLAAADLLLALVLPPRLAYHLQGQRWPFGEAACRAATAALYGHMYGSVLLLAAISLDRYLALAHPLRARTLRGHRLAAGLCLAAWLSAAALALPLTLQRQTFRLAGSDRVLCHDALPLGAQASYWRPAFTSLALLGCFLPLLAMLLCYGATLRALAAGGRRYGHALRLTSLVLASALAFFAPSNVLLLLHYSNPSPGAWGDLYAAYAPSLALSTLNSCVDPFLYYYVSAEFRDKVRAGLCRRPPGATTASKASGEPGGPGTATRSSLLL is encoded by the coding sequence ATGCGGGGGCTGCTGCTGTGGCCCCTGGTGCTGGGGCTCGGCCTGGTGGGCAACGCCCAGACCCCCAGCGTCTACGACGAGGGCGACAGCACAGGAGCGGGCAGTGGTGAGGGACCCGGCCCCGGGGCCCGGGAGGTGGGGTCCCTGAGACAGAGCTGGCCCCGGGGCCAGAGGGAGGTGGGCAGTGCGGGGTGCTCTCGCCCGGTCCCGCCCTCTGCCCCggcctcctggcctccacccCGCCGGCCGGGCTATTTGTCCATGTCATCGTCCTGCTCTCCCGCCACCCCGGGGGTCCTGAGAGCCGGGCGGGAACATGCCGGCACCCCAGCACCAGCGGCCAGGGCCTTCCAGGGCAGAGGGGCCCCTCGGGACTCCCTGCGGTCAGGCCAGGGGGGCAGCCCGGGCCCACTGACACGGCCTCTCTCCCCAGGAGGCCCGCTGGGGCCCTGGCCCGGGTCCAGGGAGGTGACGCCGCCCACCCAGCCTCAGCCCCGCGGCTTCCCGGGCCTCCCCTGCCCCAACGACAGCAGCTCGCTGCGGCTCCCGGACAGCTCCCGGGCGCTGCTGCTGGGCTGGGTGCCCACCAGGCTGGTGCCCGCCCTCTACGGGCTGGTGCTGGTGGTGGGGCTGCCCGCCAACGGACTGGCGCTGTGGGTGCTGGCCACGCGGGTGCCGCGGCTGCCCTCCACGGTGCTGCTCCTGAACCTGGCGGCCGCCGACCTGCTGCTGGCCCTGGTGCTGCCGCCGCGCCTGGCCTACCACCTGCAGGGCCAGCGCTGGCCCTTCGGCGAGGCCGCCTGCCGCGCGGCCACGGCGGCCCTCTACGGCCACATGTACGGCTCTGTGCTGCTGCTGGCCGCCATCAGTCTGGACCGCTACCTGGCGCTGGCGCATCCTCTGCGGGCCCGCACCCTGCGCGGCCACCGCCTGGCCGCGGGGCTCTGCCTGGCCGCCTGGCTCTCAGCGGCCGCCCTGGCGCTGCCGCTGACCCTGCAGCGGCAGACCTTCCGGCTGGCGGGCTCGGACCGGGTGCTCTGCCACGACGCGCTGCCCCTGGGCGCCCAGGCCTCCTACTGGAGGCCGGCCTTCACCTCCCTGGCGCTGCTGGGCTGCTTTCTGCCGCTGCTGGCCATGCTGCTGTGCTACGGCGCCACCCTGCGCGCGCTGGCGGCCGGCGGCCGGCGCTACGGCCACGCGCTGAGGCTGACCTCCCTGGTGCTGGCCTCGGCCCTGGCCTTCTTCGCGCCCAGCAacgtgctgctgctgctgcactaCTCGAACCCGAGCCCGGGGGCCTGGGGAGACCTCTACGCTGCCTACGCGCCCAGCCTGGCGCTCAGCACGCTCAACAGCTGCGTGGACCCCTTCCTGTACTACTACGTGTCCGCCGAGTTCAGGGACAAGGTGCGTGCCGGGCTCTGCCGCCGGCCACCCGGGGCCACCACCGCCTCCAAGGCCTCCGGGGAGCCGGGCGGCCCCGGGACAGCCACCCGCTCCTCCTTGCTTCTGTGA